tctttaaatattcatatcaAAGCCTAATTTATGTTATATCATTACAGACACGATAtacgatttttatttttgtttacttataataataagcGAAGGATACATATTTTGAGCAATTTAAAGTGAAAGAAATTATTATCAACTAATTCGAAGATTACtaagaaatcaatttttaagtaTGTAATATAGTATGAAGGAAAAATGGGATAAAGTTCATAAAACACCCTTAAATAAGCATAGAGTATGTAAAAAGAATTCTGTAAAGGTATCTTGACAAATTaagcatatttataaaaacaaagtatataaatataatataaataaatgtacatatttagaaaaaaaaacacatattatAATGTTGAATAATCTGATGATATGAGATTATAAAGTATGCTAAAAGAACATTAttgttacttaaaaaaaaaactgttttatCCGTAGTTTTTTATAAGTCAGggataaacaaacaatttgtcaAGTATTAGGATGAAGTATAATCTGATTGCTAAAAGATCACTAAGATGtagtattataaaaaaaaaaaacaaattcccCAATGCGTAGGCTTTTATCCGTCAGTGATAGAAAAAGGCTCCAATTTGTCAAATATTTGGATGAAGTATAATCTGAATGTATGAGTCAGAGAGCTGCAACgatcataatttttttaatcaaacGGATTTTTTGTGACCAAAACTTTGCTTCAACAAAAATGATTGATCTTAAGCAAACGTGTTCAAAGCGAACATTTAGTTTCAATCACTCTTGCTTGTAAGGATTTTCTTCGATCGAACCCTTTGTGTGACCAGCAAAGACCAGCATTTATGCTGCTTGCATTCAGATCGATCACACTCATACCGTTTGGTCATACCGGGTGGTTCGATTCAACCTGAtttacttatttcattataaGCCGAAACTCGAGCGAGCATGCTAAAAATTTGTGTTCCTTAATGTTTTAAGCATTACTTttgttcattcattttaagtattaattgaattttaattttaaatgttaaaaatgaagtgattttttttttgttaaatttacgCATCGCAACTTGTTTCCGTACTATGAGTTAATATTaagattaattaatttgtttaaaataaatctccTTTATCCGTAGACTTTTAATCCTTTATTCGACTCCAACTTGTcaaatttttttctgttgacTAATATTTTCCCATTCTAACTTTCGCTTTGCAGCGTACTTCTGGTGCAGGTGCGAAGAGGACGACGAATCAACATCTACGCGAAGAAGTAGCAGGCGAacaggaagaagaagaagcagtcTAAGCTAGACGTGTAGGAGGAGACCCAAAAAGAgggggacaacaacaacagcaagaagaagaagaagaggaggcagaacaagaagaagaagaaggagacaAGATGATACCCACAAGCGTGACAAATTCGCCGCCCGTCTCCGCTGGCCTCGCCCAGAACGGAGCCGCTGTTGTAGGCGGCAACAATGGGGCAggcggagcagcagcaactgctgctggggcagcaacaacagcaacagcagcagcagctgcggcacAGCAGAACATGTACAGCTCCATTGTGCTGGGCCTGGCCTCTCTCATCCTGGAGGGCAGGCCCATAGCAGACGACGAGTATCAactccagcaacaacagcagcagcaacagcaactgatgGTGGGCAGTGGACGCCTCTCGCCACGCCCATCGACCTCACGGGCAGCCATCAACATTACAACGAATCCTTATGCCTTGACAAGCGGCACGCCACGCACGCCTTTTGGCCCAGGACACGGCTcaagtggcagccacaacagcaacagccacagcagcagcaacagcagtcagGCGACACATCAACGCTGGACACAGAAGCTTTGCCAGCTGCGTCAGCTGTCGCCGGCGGCGCAGAGCATGAGCGTGGAACCCGAGTTGGTGGCGTTGGCCATCAACGAGCTGAATGCGGAGCGTGGCGACTTTGAGATTGTGCGACGCGTCATGTTGAATCGGGCAGGTCTAGGAGGAGGTCTTGGAGGTGGTCTAGGAGGCGCAGCAGGTCTTGGAGGAGGAGCACCATCATCTCTAGGCGGCGGTGGATCTGGCGGAGCTGTGCCAGCTGCACTTGGCACTGCCACGAATAGTTCCAGTGCGGCCAGCTCGCCGGGATCCGCCTCCGACAACATTCTCCACTCGCTGCAATCCTTGGCAACGACCTGTTTGCGTGGCGGACCCGTTGTGCCCGCCGAGACGCGTCCGTTGAGCCTGGCCCTGGCCTCCACATCGAGTGCAGCCAGTTTGCTGGACTACAATTGCAGTCGCAGTGGCTtaggaggcggaggaggagttGCTATACCTGCAACTGGTTTGGGAGTTGGACATGGTTTGGGAGCAtctacaactgcaacagcaacatcaacatcaacaactgcCACTGCCAGCAGCGACGCAGCTGGAAGCAGCTGCGCAGCGAGGCCCAAGCATGGGCCACATTGTGATCAGTTCCTCAGGAAGATGGGGCTCGCCAAGGGCGATGCTCCCGATGCCGAGGAGCATTTCTGTGATATGTCTTACGTAAATATAACCGTAAGTAGCATGCTATTAAAATCCTAGTTTACATTGTAATCTTCCTCTGCTTTCTTCTAGTGTTCCCGTTGGCGAGCGCATTGCCTGAAGATGGAGGCGATTCTGGCGCGTCGGGAGCCCGTTTGCATCGAGGTTTATCTGGGTCCCGCTGGCCACAAGATACTGCTCGAACAGTGGATCATCAGTGGCAAGGAGAAGTAAGTGTGGCTGAACATTTTGCTCGTTTCCATTGGTGCATAATTTTACAACAAGAATTTGGAATCGGAATGTTTCTTAATGTGTAGTTGATTCAATGATAAGTGGGAATCTATGTAGATAAACTGTGAATGAATAGAcaagtatttttgaaatgtaaatccattatcatatttaatttaaaacacttttgtttagactttttatttcaatttaaaatgtacattTTAACAAGTATGTAGAATTATTTACCTATGTAATTATTAGTATGTaaaaatgtacattttttattcagATTATTTTCACTTAGTGGAATAAGAGCTTTAAATGTATTAGGTAAATGTATAGAGTTTTTAAAATCTCCTTTCAAATTAACTTATTACTTTAAAactttgtaaatttatttcactCGGTGGTAAATACTTGTAAAAACTATgtacttattatattataacataCTTTAAAGCTCTTCCTTCACTAAGTGAAATAATCTGATTAAAAAAGATTATAAAATTGACATTATAAAGCAAATGTACAAAGTGGAAAGAGGTTCTTATTAAATGTAGAGCATTTAATGTTCAGTTATTAAAGTTGAATTGAACTTTTATTAGGTTTATAGAAAAATTATGTTGTTAAATGTATGTTCATTGTTAAGTAAAggaattgaaaagaaaatatctaTTTATCAATTTGATGCAATTCCTGTTCGTTGCCAGATTAAAGAGAGTGCCATAGCTCAAAGAGATCATTCGAGGTAGAACATtatctatattatttattatattaaatcaagtattaaatactaaattgaaTATACAGAAAAGAGAGTGCTGGTAGAAACTATAACCTATAAACTATAAACCTTATATTCTACCTATAAGGAAAATGTACAAAGCTTTTAAATGtgcaaattttaaaagaacaaaatgGGTTTACCTAATGGAAAGTTTATATGTAATGGTTGTACATTATTAAACCTAATTAGTTTAACTATTTTATGCTATTACAGTTTATCTTAATGTAACAAAGAAAGGTCTTAGAGCAAAGTATACTTATTGGCTTCTACATAGGATtctaacaaaaaagaatagaaaGGTCTCAAGTTAGTGGaaagttctttttttattgaatttataagtGTAGAAAACATACAGCATAAAATTACACCTTAACAAGACAAGTGAAGTGATTTGTTAAGAGCCAAAGTCCATAATGTAGCCTTATGAGGAGTAGTTGGTCAAAGTTGTTAcgaatttttgcaaatttgatgTATTGCAATAATCTGCAAAAAAGTGTATAAATATGTGCCAGTGAAAACCAATTCgaaatacttattttaaattgtaactAATGTTTTGATCCACCTTTTGTAGAGTGCCACCGCCGACGATGACGCTGCCATCGCTGTGCAGCGCCATCCGCAGTCAGCTGTACTTCTCGCAGATTGTGGCCTGGTGTGATCTGCTGCGCAAGTGTGATCCTTCTGTTTACGACAGCGGTCGCGTGATCTTTGCCAGCTCGAGTGCGAACAACGCCGGCGATCtggcgacgacaacgacgacgtcaacGCTGctcggaggaggaggaggtggaggcggCGGAGTCATGCGACGACCGCGTCTCAACATCTTCTACAGGATACGAGCGCATGATGCGAATGCCACAAACGGGCAGAACGATGGCGGCTTCAGTGCCAAGGCGACGGTGCACAACTTTCCGCATGTGAACATTGCCGAGAACTTTAGCGTGGCGGTGTGTGTGAAGAGTTTGCCACGCTTCAACGGCGGTCTGCCACATGTGGCAACACCaacaccgccgccgccgcagcagtCGGTGGCAACAAGTCGAGCAAAGCCAGAGGCGAGCACACCGACAGGAGGCGGGGGAATGTGTGCGGCAACGCCAACGGGATTGGGGGCACGTATTGCCAACAGCAATGCGGCCGCAAGCAGCTGTGATAAGTATGCAACAAGCACGAagcaaaggcagcaacaacagcaacagcaatcgaaACACTTGCAACGGCAACGCGAGCAAGCTGAGTTGTTGGAGCTGCAGCTGGACTTGGATCTGGATGCGGATGCGGCAGCTGGAGCGGATGAGCTGGACGGACATCGTGAGCGACAGCTGCAAAAGTATCGCAAGCGGATGCAGCGACGCGACAAGAAACGCGAACGCAAACCCTCCGAGCAGCAAGTGGAGGCCATGGAcgagggcagcagcagcgaggtGGCCATGGTCATGACTCTGACAGCGGCGACGCCGCGTCGCCAAGGCATCGCCATGATCTCGACGGGCACACAAACGTCGCTGAGCAGTTGCCAGCAATGTGGCAGCGAGAAGACGCTGCTCTGCctcaactgcaattgcaatggaCAGCATCATGGAGAGGGCGACAaagatgatgacgacgacgatacGAGCGCCTCGGAAATGGATGACATGTCCAGCTGCAGCCTGAGCAGCTCTGATCTCATTGTGGGCACGCCGCGCAACAAGGccgagctgctgttgcaagcCATTCAGCGCACGCCAAAGAATCGCAAACCCACCGCGCCCAAAGATCTCAAAGCTGGACGAGAGTTGAAGCAGCCATTGCCGTCCTCCAATTCAgttcagcagcaacaacaacagcagcaacagcagcagcagcagaacaaCAATCAGCACAAGCCATCGACGGCGCCGTCGAGTGGTTGTCAGGTGTGCAAGCGACAGAAGACGCAGCACAACTTCAGCAACGGACAGCAGCAGAGTGCCAGGGAGAGCAATGGACATGCAAGTGATAGCAACAGCATggaacaggagcagcaacagcagcaggtgaGCAATGGCTGAAAGAAAGACTGAAAAGCTACAAAATCACATATTTATGTACTGAgttctgtctgtccgcttacttaaaagttaaaagctAAGATTTCAGCAGTTCTAGAGTCTTAAGAGTGACCATAAAGATTGTTGGTGGTCAAAAACCAATCTTAATCAAGCTTGTTGGACTTCTAGTTGGTTTCTTAGCAGCAatcatacaaaaaatttaaagatgATTCAAAATTTCtaacttaaaataaactaactTGTAATAATAGAAAGGAATTTAACGATTTCAGCTTGTAGCTTATATTTTAGCTATTTCTTTCCCGgaaaagaatgaaatttaAGGCGatcttaaataattcaattagatATTAAGGTTAGCTTTAGAACTAAAGCCTAGTTCCAAAACCTATTCACAAAATGTCCTAATAATGGGAATATAGAAAAGCTCAAAAAGTTCTTGACATTCGCGGTCAGTAACTGAGATCATTGAGGTTTTTAAGCTGGAGTACATAAATCTAACTAACTACTcataaagtttataaaaaaagGAAGCACCACAAATAAAGGAACAATAGTAATATAGCAATGTTCCTGAATTTCTTTAAAGTCGAGCTCCCAAACTTGTCTTATTTATTGGCATTAGATATTTAAACTCAAGAAAATAAATCCTAATCCAAAGATTTGATTGGTATTAAGCTGATCTAATCTAATCCACAGAGTTTAACAGCTAtctcataataaatatattagaaataacaataatgcaAAGTTGCCAATATACTTAACAGTCCAGCatacttaattaaattccCTATTAATACCTTTCAATTTCCAAATGAGCAAAAAGTGTCTACTAAGGTAGAAAAGGACAACTCCACACccaaaatatgtaatttacaATGGAAGTTTTGGGTAAAGACTG
This is a stretch of genomic DNA from Drosophila albomicans strain 15112-1751.03 chromosome 3, ASM965048v2, whole genome shotgun sequence. It encodes these proteins:
- the LOC117572609 gene encoding uncharacterized protein LOC117572609, giving the protein MIPTSVTNSPPVSAGLAQNGAAVVGGNNGAGGAAATAAGAATTATAAAAAAQQNMYSSIVLGLASLILEGRPIADDEYQLQQQQQQQQQLMVGSGRLSPRPSTSRAAINITTNPYALTSGTPRTPFGPGHGSSGSHNSNSHSSSNSSQATHQRWTQKLCQLRQLSPAAQSMSVEPELVALAINELNAERGDFEIVRRVMLNRAGLGGGLGGGLGGAAGLGGGAPSSLGGGGSGGAVPAALGTATNSSSAASSPGSASDNILHSLQSLATTCLRGGPVVPAETRPLSLALASTSSAASLLDYNCSRSGLGGGGGVAIPATGLGVGHGLGASTTATATSTSTTATASSDAAGSSCAARPKHGPHCDQFLRKMGLAKGDAPDAEEHFCDMSYVNITCSRWRAHCLKMEAILARREPVCIEVYLGPAGHKILLEQWIISGKEKVPPPTMTLPSLCSAIRSQLYFSQIVAWCDLLRKCDPSVYDSGRVIFASSSANNAGDLATTTTTSTLLGGGGGGGGGVMRRPRLNIFYRIRAHDANATNGQNDGGFSAKATVHNFPHVNIAENFSVAVCVKSLPRFNGGLPHVATPTPPPPQQSVATSRAKPEASTPTGGGGMCAATPTGLGARIANSNAAASSCDKYATSTKQRQQQQQQQSKHLQRQREQAELLELQLDLDLDADAAAGADELDGHRERQLQKYRKRMQRRDKKRERKPSEQQVEAMDEGSSSEVAMVMTLTAATPRRQGIAMISTGTQTSLSSCQQCGSEKTLLCLNCNCNGQHHGEGDKDDDDDDTSASEMDDMSSCSLSSSDLIVGTPRNKAELLLQAIQRTPKNRKPTAPKDLKAGRELKQPLPSSNSVQQQQQQQQQQQQQNNNQHKPSTAPSSGCQVCKRQKTQHNFSNGQQQSARESNGHASDSNSMEQEQQQQQSSSTKLTPNLERCSLNAPQERCKTPPELSVNGSGGSATTAALEERLVVQFKTPISHVPLKQQEFLTAPLTVQPPKLPNQLRLNCSGATLLDRETPPPMLSPQLRKALPKVNLTTIFCGSGSSSSAPIAIDNSLAFCFEPSTLSQAHSQSLLTPPEAGNLPVQKSYSAPTLPNALAVSPRFAKQAAFYKRRSRHLSDRSDRSSLGSDEQLSDEDLESGMCSPAGSPLKSRARLASQFTGRPLLGNLEESLLQKRLLPKIEVAGFRLQLGASGGFCPTQLTIPASSYFYELHGETLSTPYLCEIRLPRKGYFVPRSGTVQATLLNPMGTVVRMFVIPYDMHDMPPLHRTFIRQRILAEELLPDIDACTAAASLNPLPQRTRKEREREPGSPTAATSTTGKLGHFISAEQMKRLRYSIHLRFQTSRSGRLSLHTDIRLLISRRTDCDTAAAHAKGLLEAPNELVTDTLMPTEPRYSARQESPGKI